The sequence GATTTGGTGCAAGAGCCGGTAGTTCTCTTCCACAGTAGGTTTGTTGAGCTGACACGAatgcagcagaaagaaaaggagaaagatcaGAAGCCAAAAGAAGTGGAGAAACAGGAAGATAAAGAAAACCGGCCGAAAACACCAGAAATGGTTCCTGATAGtaaagaaacagaacaaaaacctTCCTCAGTTGTTGGTCCTTCTTCAGTCACCATCCTCCCACAGGAACCAGCTCCCATCACTCCCGAGAAAATAGTGAGTGAAAAGATCCTGGTGGAACCAGCTTCTGTCAAAGAAGAGAAACCTTCTgaacctgctgctgcagcagaggaacaaaaaccttttcctgaccTTGCTGCTCCTGTCAAAATGGAACCTCCTGAGCAAACGGAGCCTCCGCCAGTTATAGAAGCGAGTAAAGAAATTGTTGCTACAACCCTGGCACCAGAGGAAGatgctgtggcagcagagcaTCCTTCATACTTGGATACCAAACCTCCCACTCCTGGGGCCTCGTTTTCCGATGCAGACATCAACGTAGATCCAGAACCTGAAGCTGCCCAGCTGCTTCCACCTCCACCTAAGCTAGTTCTGAAGTCAGATGAGGCTTCAGAACCTAAAGAGGAAAATCCTCTACCCTCTGCCAACAGCGATGCTGGTGTGAGTCAAAAGGTGGAGGTGACTGCTGAGGTCCTGCCGCCCGTTTCCGACAATGATATGGAAGTGGAACCTCCGGTTGTTGTAAAAGATAAAAAGCCCTACAAAAGTAAACGGTCCAAGACTCCCGTGCAGTCGGCTGCAGCTAATGTCACAGAAAAGCCTGTCACGAGGAAGAGCGAAAGAATTGACCGTGAGAAACTGAAAAGGTCGAGCTCTCCTCGTGGGGAGACCCAGAAGCTTTCTGAATTGAAAGTGGAAGCAGAAAAGGTTTCAAGGAATGCTGCTAAATCCCCAAGTTCTGCTGCAGAGCCGGAAAATATGGAACCGAGCTTGTCAATAGGCCGGACCAGGCGCAGAAACGTGAGGTCAGTCTATGCTACCACAGGGGACAACGAAGGCCCATCTCCGGTGAAGGACTCCATGGAGGTCACTAGGTCCACCAGGAAGAGAGTGGAAAAGGAACCACAGGAAACAGTGACAACTGTTCCCACAACCCCAAGGAGGGGAAGACCTCCCAAAACCCGACGTAAACCAGAGGAAGACATCTCTCCAATAAAGGCCGAACCGGTACAACAAGAGGTGGAGGAGGCTGAAACTAAAGATACTGTGGAAGCTCCTAAACCTGCAGAGGGTTGGAGGTCTCCTAGATCCCAGAAGCTCACGCACACTCACACgtcagctgctgccagccaacaggggaagaaagggaagaacGAAACAAAAGCTGATACCACAGCTGAATGCGAAGATGCTGCTGAAAGAAGCGGTCAGGAATCAAGCATCAGTGACAACAGCAATAAAGCGAAAGCCCCTGAGAAAGAGCCAGCAGCAAGTGAGCAGAAACGTGATCGGAAGGAACTGGATGTGGAGAAAAATCAGCTAGAAATCCCCACAGTTGAGATCACTGAGAAGAAGCCAGTGCCAGAAAAGGTTACGAAATCCAAAAGGGGAAGGtataaaaataccaaaaccGTTGTTGACAAGGCATCCGTGTGTCtcaaaaatgtagaaatacGCCTCAACGTTGATGAAGTCAAGGGTGCCTTGCGGCCCACCGAAGAGGAGGCAGAGCCAGCGGCAGTGTCACCACCCAAGATGAAGAGCCCTCCAAAAGAGGACATCCTGCCACCCCATTTCTCTAAGAATGAGGTAGAAGATTCATTTCCAGAAATAGAAAAGGAGGTGACACGGGAGCCCAAGCAGTCGCCTGAGGCTGCCCAGTTAGCAAAGCAGATTGAGCTCGAGCAGGCAGTGGAGAACATTGCAAAACTCACTGAAACTCCTCCGACAATTGCTGCCTACAAAGAGCCAACAACAGATGTGGCTGAAGTCCgtcaggaggaggaggcagataAACCCGCACACCAGGCCAGTGAAAcggagctggcagcagccatcGGCTCCATCATCAATGACATTTCTGGGGAGACTGAAAGCTTCCCTGCACCACCAACATATCCTGCTGAATCTGAGGCTGAAATCCCCACAGagcccttggtgctgcagtCCCCTCGGGAGGAGATGGAGCCTGAGACAGATCAGGCAGTGAACAACATCCTAGAAACCGAGGCTGCTGTTGAGCCTGTGGTGCAGCCGGTGCCTGGCTCTGTCCCGTCAGCATTGGAGACTGAGAGCAAGGAGTCTGAAGTCAGCTTCAGTGAATCTTCCAACTCTGCCCAGGAGGCCGAGACCTTGCAGGAGGCTGAAGTTGCTCGTAAAGAAAAGGGCCGCCCGAAAACCACGCGGCAGAAACGCAAGAAGAGCACAAGCAGGAAGGGCGATGCCACCGAAGTCAACGCCTTTGAGCCGGAGAGGGTGCAGAGCAAATCACCCCCTGCCAACGAAGTAAAGACAAAACCTGAAGAGGCCTCAAAGGAGGAAAAGCAAATCAAACCCACAGCATCCATGGAGCCAAGTGCTTCTGATGTCACCAAGGCTGTGGCTGCTGATGTCATGGCTGCACATGAGGCTGTCCCTGAGAGCAGCACCTCTCCAAAggtgcctgctccagctcctctggacCTGGGTGCCCCGCCAGTTCCCCTCGATGAGGGGAGTCAGACTGGATTCAAGATCCGGTCGCCCCTGGAGAACGCTGCCATCACGCCACCGAGTGCCCCAAACTCAGcccttcctgctgtccctgcggCAACAGCCAAGCTGCCCACCCCAGTGCCCACTGCCATCGTCCCCCTTCACTCCGGCGCTGCCAAAGTGCCAGAGTGGATGGTCAGGCACGAGGAGCCCCGTGCCCGTTCCACGCCCCCGCCCGCTCTCCCACCAGACACAAAGGCGTCGGATATCGACACAAACTCCAGCACTTTGAGGAAGATACTCATGGAGCCCAAATACGTCTCGGCGACGAGCATAACCTCCACGCACGTGACGACGACGCACACGGAGCCGGTGAGCGCGCCATGCCTGGAGGAGGCACCTCTCCACCCTGCCGTGGAGGCCATCAAGCCGGTTTCCGAGGAGAAGCCGGCTGTTCCTGTCACCAACGCCCTGGACCCACCGGTGGCCGAAGCGCCAGTGTtcagtgagaaggaaaaggtCAACACTGTGATTGCTCCCAAAGCCACTTCTGTCATCAGCAGGATGCCCCACAGCGTGGATCTGGAGGAGGCTCCGAGGATCACTTTGGTGAAACAAGCTCCCCAAACCCAGACCTGCCTTGTCAATGCTCCCTCGCCAAAATTTAAACAAAGGACAAGTACAAATGATAACAGCAGGTTTCATCCAGGATCGATGTCTATTATCGAGGAGAGGCCTGTGGAGACTGGGTCCAGTCCAGGGCTGAGGGTAAACACCTCAGAGGGTGTGGTGCTCCTGAGTTACTCAGGGCAGAAGACAGAAGGCCCTCAGCGAATCAGTGCCAAGATCAGCCAGATTCCCCCAGCCAGCGCTGTGGACATCGAGTTCCAGCAGTCTGTATCCAAGTCTCAGATTAAGCAGGAGCCTATCACACCATCCCAGCCAGCACCGAAAGGCTCCCAGACCTCGACGGGCTACGGGACTGTTTCCACCCATTCTTCACTGGTACTCGGAACGCAGCCCTACAACACCTCGCCCGTCATCTCCTCCGTCAAACAGGAGCGCACCGCGCTGGACAAGCCCGACTCGTCCCACCTTGCTGTCCAGACCCCGGCGTCGCAGCCCGGCAAGGTCCTGACACAGACTGTGAACACTCCACCTGTGCTGGTCCATAACCAGATGGTCGTGAACAAAAAACTGTCTGACCCAGCTTCTCTGAAAGTGGAGACAAAGACTCTGCAACCCTCCAACCTGAGTCCTGGGGTTAGTCCTCACCACCCTTCCCTCTCTGGGAAGATGCACTCGGAAGCAAACCACGTCAGCTCGGGCCCCAGCACCCCGACTGACCGAGCCATCTCCCACCTGGGGGTCACCAAACAGGAGCCGCACTCGCCGCGTACCAGCGGGCACTCGCCGTCGCCGTTCCCCCGGGCCTGTCATCCCGGCAGTACCTCATCCCCAGCTTTGTCCAGCAGCACCCCAGTCATGCTGGCGCCGGGAATTCCCGTTCCTCAGTACATATCCAGCATGCATCCCGAGCAATCTGTTATCATGCCCCCCCACAGCGTAACACAGACTGTGTCCCTGGGCCATCTATCCCAAGGTGAGGTGAGGATGAACACCCCTCCTCTCTCCGGCATTCCCTACAGCATCCGCACGGAAGCGCTCCACTCCCCCCGAGCTGCTCTGCAACCCCAGATGGAGATGAAACCCCAGCGATCCAGCACGCCCCAGCCAGCACCCATCCGAGACATCGTCATGCCCCCGCTGTCCTCCCAGCATCCCCCCGAGGAGGAGCTGCACTTCCACCACACCGCGGTGTGCCGCGGGCCGGCCCCGGTGCAGTCCGACGTGCTGGTGATGCAGCCCGACTACCGCATGCACCCCAGCAGCCTGCGGCTGGAGCAGTACAACGTCCCGCGGGACGTCAGGATGATCATGCACCCGCACATGGCCGCCGTGGGCGAGCACCACTCGGAAACGCGACAATCCCGCACGCCCGAAGGGGCCGTCAAAACCCCCCCTGTCAGTAAGACCCCGCAGCCCGGGAAAGAGACTCCCAAATCCTCGGAGGGCAAGATGGCCCACTCTCCCCACAGCGAGCCGCGGCTGCTCAGCGTGCCCTCGGGCAGCCAGCTGCCCGGGCTGCCCCTGACGCAGCCCGTGGTGGTCCCACACGGGGTGCAGATCATGCATCCCGCCGGGAGCTCCTTCCACGATTACCGCTCCGTGTACGGCGACATGAGGAATTACCACACGGCACAGCTCGGGCATCCGCAGTTCCCGGGCGCCTCGCCCATCGGGCTGCCCTCCCGGAGCATGACCCCTTCCCAGGTGAGAAGGAAAACCCCTTTACCCGTCTCCCTGGAATCTGGAGGGGTTTGAGCTGTTTCTTTTGGGAAATGGGGTTCAAATGCTACTTGGAGGAATCCAAAACCACCCATTTCCTGAATCCCTCTGGAGCCACACCCAGGAGGGGAGAAGTTGCCCACAGGTTTCTGTATGTGGTGTCAGGGAGAATTGTCAGTACCAAGGTGGTGCGTGGTTCAGACATCCTTGGATGGATGGTGTGGCTAAGGATGGGTTTGGGGTAGGATTCGGGGAGTGGGGTTTCAGCTCAGATGGGCTTGGAAGTGGGAGCCTGTCACAGCTGCCTCCACCAGGAATTTAATGGTGTCGTGGCAGCCTTATAATGCACCCTCGGCCTAAACATCTTTCCTTCCCCCCCGCCTCCTTCCCAGGGTCTGCCGGAGGGCGAGCACTCGCACCCAAGCCAGCCAGTCCGCAGCAAGACCCCGCAGATCCCGCAGGATCCCAAGGGCCCGTCGGCAGCAGGGCCGGAGCAGAGTCACCACGGCCCTGTGAACAGGCACACGGCACAGATGGACCCCCACATCCACCTGCAGAGGGCACAGGGGGACACGAGCCAGACCTCCTACCCCTCGCCCGTCGCCATCTCCATGAAGCAGGAGCTTCCATCGCCGCACCAGCCGCAGGCAGTTCCCAAGCAATCCATGTTCATCCCCACGACCTCGGGGCCGCCCCTCAGCCGCCCGGAGCCCCAGTCCACGCTCAAGCAGGAGCCATCCCCTCACCCTGTGTCCCAGAGACCTGTGGACATGGTCCAGCTGCTGACAGTGAGTGTCGTGCTCCTGATCCGGAGGGAAATTACCTGGTTCTGTCTCAGCCATAGCACCAAATCTGACCTTTCTTGCATCAAAAACTTCATATGCAGGAAAAccattgtttgggttttggatTGTTTTGTCCCTGATGGATTTTAGCCATGTTTAGTGTTCCAAGTCAGTTTTACAGCATTTTCCTGGAAGGTGTTTTCTCATAGCCAGGGGAGAGTGTTGCtgtatttcatttaaataataaaaaggagAAACCACTCTCTCAAGTGTAGaaaatgaggaagaggagggaggcaggagggaggaaCAGGTACCAACAAGGAACTGAGAGTTGTGTTCAGCACCAAATGTCTCCCGTATAACCTCGAGCAGTTCTTCTGTTGTTTCTCAATTTGTCCATTTGTAAAAGGGAACAGAGCATTCAGGAACAGCCTTGTGCTGGGTGGGCGGCTGAGGGATTGGGGTGATGGGATCCACCCAGCTGGAAGGAAAAGGGCTGAATTCCTGATTTAGCAGGATGTAACCCAAGCGTTGCCTGTGGAGGGTTGATCTGGTGCTACGTCTCTGCTGAGCCCTCAAACCTCCGATGGAAGAACGGGCGGCAGCCAGCTCGGCATTTCAATCCCTCTCTCCTTGCTTTGCCTGTAACACTGTCTCCCTCTCTTCCCAGAAATACCCCATTGTCTGGCAGGGTCTGCTGGCTCTCAAGAACGACACGGCGGCCGTGCAGCTGCACTTCGTGTCCGGGAACAACGTCCTGGCGCACCGGTCGCTGCCGGCGCCCGAGGGAGGGCCCCCCCTGCGCATCGCGCAGCGCATGCGGCTCGAGGCCTCCCAGCTCGAGGGCGTCGCGCGCAGGATGATGGTGAGGGCCCGCGCTGGGGCAGCGAGGCAGCTTGGCAATCTCGGAGCTGCAGTCTGGGAGTCTCTGCCTCACCAGCTGCGGGGCTGGCAGCCACCAGGGCTCCCCAAAACCTGGGCTCTGTCATGTGGGCTCctcagggaatgggcacagccccaaggctgccagagcccaAGGAGCGTTTGGGCACCGCTCTCAGGGATGCACAAGGAGGGATTGTTGGGATGCTGTGCATGGCCTGAGTTAGACTTGATCCCTGTGGATTCCTTCCAATCCAGGAGATCCCTATGATTCTGTTTTGGGATCCTAGTATCAACACTGATTCCTTCAACCCATGGAGTGTAACACAGATTGCAGGTGATGAGCAATAGTCTTACACTGCACTTAGGGAAAAACCTTTAGGTCACCCTGAGCCTGGGGACAAACTCCTGCTGGCTTCAGTGTGCCTGAGTATGATAGGGAGTTCAGATGGTCATGGAAATCCATTTTTAGTCTTTTCCACCATGGCTGAGCTCTCAGCAAGTATTGGAAttacagaatcccagactgctttgggttggaggggccttaaagcccatcccaccccctgccatgggcagggacaccttccactatcccggAATGCTCCaggccctgtccagcctggccctggctttggacacttcaggggatggggcagccacagcttctctggggtACAAATTGTAACTTCAAGGAGTTTACAGTGAGGATTTTCCCCTATGGATAGTGGAGGGATGGCTGGAAAGCACCCTCTCATCAGCATTTCCCTGAGCGTGTCCTTCCCTGGCAGGTGGAGAGCGATTactgcctgctgctggccctgccctgcgGCCGGGACCAGGAGGACGTGGTCAGTCAGACGGAGTCGCTCAAGGCCGCCTTCATCAGTTACCTGCAGGCCAAGCAGGCTGCAGGCATCATCAACGTCCCCAACCCCGGCTCCAACCAGGTACGGGCACAGAACATACCCACAGGGACACCAAACCAGTCCCAAAGGCACGGGCACAGAACCCCTGCAGTGCCTCAGGGACACCAAACCAGTCCCAAAGGTGTGGGCACAGcacccctgcagtgccacagggaCACCAAACCCGTCCCAAAGGTGTGGGCACAGCACCCCTGCAGTGCCTCAGGGACACCAAACCAGTCCCAAAGGTGTGGGCACAACACCCCTGCAGTGCCTCAGGGACACCAAACCCGTCCCAAAGTTGTGGGCACAGcacccctgcagtgccacagggaCACCAAACCAGTCCCAAAGGCGCGGGCACAGcacccctgcagtgccacagggaCACCAAACCAGTCCCAAAGGTGTGGGCACAGcacccctgcagtgccacagggaCACCAAACCAGTCCCAAAGGTGTGGGCACAGcacccctgcagtgccacagggaCACCAAACCAGTCCCAAAGGTGTGGGCACAGcacccctgcagtgccacagggacaccaaacccatcccaaaggCACGGGCACAGAACCCCTGCAGTGCCTCAGGGAcaccaaacccatcccaaaggCACGGGCACAGCACCTTTGCAGTGCCACAGGGACACCAAACCAGTCCCAAAGGTGCAGGCACAGcacccctgcagtgccacagggaCACCAAACCAGTCCCAAAGGTGTGGGCAGAACACCCCTGCAGTGCCTCAGGGAcaccaaacccatcccaaaggtgtgggcacagcacccctgcagtgccacagggaCACCAAACTCGTCCCTAATGGCACAGGCAGCTCAGgcttctgctggagctgcctggggtTATTGCTCAAACAACCCCCATAGTTCCATCACCCATCAAACACATGGATGGAGTTCTTAAATTATTGATGGGATCCACAAATTATTGATGGATCAATATAGTCATTGATGGAATCTATGAAAGCGACCCCAAAGCCAAAAGAACCCCAAATGTGTGCTTGGTGTGTTCCCAGTTCATCATCTTGGGCTGAAAAGCATTTCCCAAAtgcatttcccagctctttATCTCTGGAGTCCTGGTTTCTTCCCCATATCCTGACTTTTCCAGGACAGCTGGTGTTTTCTTGCAGAATGCCTTTGGTGCAGTGGAGGGTTTATTCCAGGTGTGTTGCTGCACTGATTGCATTTTAACCTGTGTGCAATTTAATTCTGGGTGTAAAGAGCCCAAAATGAGCCCAGCCCTCTGAGCCACCACTGAAATGATAATTAATGGgaatttttctgcctttcccagcaAAATCAGCATGTGGTGTGGAAAACACCCCACCTGGGAAACAAAACCCACAGCTTCTTTCTTACACAAGATTTAGGATCTAACATCACCAAAATGTCTCATTTTTAAACCTCTGTGGGCGTGGGTTGTCTCTGATCCTTGgtttttccctccctgcagcctgccTACGTTCTGCAGATCTTCCCACCCTGCGAGTTCTCGGAAAGCCACCTGTCCCGCCTGGCCCCCGACCTCCTCGCCAGCATCTCCAACATCTCTCCTCACCTGATGATTGTCATCGCGTCGGTATGAGCTGTTTACCAGTTactgactttttattattttaattttaaattttttttaatttttccaaggccctgcagcaaaaaaaaacaaacaactacaacaacaatttaaaaaaaaaaaaaaaagcccacaaaaaaaccacacagaaagttaattttaaaataaaactaattcaGAAGAAGGAGAGAAGGTTATGAAACAAGAAATATGCTGCCAGAAACCAGCCTCCTGCCCGACCGGCCTCGATCAAACCTTGGATGTTTACATGTTGCTTTAGCTTATGGACAACTGATGCACTCAGCAGGTGGACTGGGCTTGGGTTCCCGTGCCTcctttttggggaaaaaaaatacacaaaaaagaaaaaaaaaaaaaaaagagaaaaggatggcttattttttttaacaaaaaaaaaaggaaaaaaataaaaaagaacctGAACTGCCTTTGCACTAAATTAGTGACTCGGACTTTGCACAGTTGGAGACGCTGTGACGTTCTGGATGTCTTGACACACATTGACCGCGCCGTGGACGTTCCGCAGGGACTCTGCTGAGATTTGTGGGTCAAGGAGCATTTCACagtcatttttttattttattggttGTTtcgttgggttttttgttggttttttttcccttcttttggggttgtttatttctcttgGGGGGGATTATTTTTTCCGGATGTGaaccttcctcttcctccacctgcccctgctgcagccGTCTTCTCTTCATCTGGGATGTACAGTTTAcactgaaaaacaagagaatacaaaacaaacaacaaaacaaaagggagagcttttttccttcctggtgGGATATGCAGAACTCAGTgggtgtgtgtatatataaatatatatataatatatataaatatatataatactgactttaaaaaaaaatcaaatccccacaacatacatttttttttaatctgtgccaaaaatgtgttttcagagaaaaaaaatcttattttcatACTCAGACTTTGTATTGTCACTCATTTGTAAGTGCGCTTCATTTAAACATCCCCTCGTCTCATCAGCTGTGGAAGTGTTATACACTTGTACAAAGACTCTGCCCTGGCCCCCTCACCTCCCCTAACACTTAA comes from Lonchura striata isolate bLonStr1 chromosome 24, bLonStr1.mat, whole genome shotgun sequence and encodes:
- the SPEN gene encoding msx2-interacting protein isoform X2, whose translation is MVRETRHLWVGNLPENVREEKIIEHFKRYGRVESVKILPKRGSEGGVAAFVDFVDIKSAQKAHNSVNKMGDRDLRTDYNEPGTIPSAARGLDDTVSIASRSREVSGFRGGGGGPTYGPPPSLHAREGRYERRLDGASDNRERAYEHSAYGHHERGTGGFDRTRHYDQDYYRDPRERTLQHGLYYTSRSRSPNRFDAHDPRYEPRAREQFTLPSVVHRDIYRDDITREVRGRRPERNYQHSRSRSPHSSQSRTQSPQRLASQAARPARSPSGSGSRSRSSSSDSLSSSSSTSSDSSDSSSSSSDESPARSVQSTAVPAPASQLLPSLEKDEPRKSFGIKVQNLPVRSTDTSLKDGLFHEFKKYGKVTSVQIHGASEERYGLVFFRQQEDQEKALNASKGKLFFGMQIEVTAWIGPETESENEFRPLDERIDEFHPKATRTLFIGNLEKTTTYHDLRNIFQRFGGIVDIDIKKVNGVPQYAFLQYCDIASVCKAIKKMDGEYLGNNRLKLGFGKSMPTNCVWLDGLSTNVTDQYLTRHFCRYGPVVKVVFDRLKGMALVLYNEIEYAQAAVKETKGRKIGGNKIKVDFANRESQLAFYHSMEKTGQDIRDFYEMLAERRDERRGSYEYAPDRTYYETVRTPGTYPEDPRREYPARGREFYAEWDPYQGDYYDPRYYDDPREYRDYRGDPYEQDIREYSYRQRERERERERFESDRDRDHERRPIERSQSPTHSRRPQSPGASPSQSERLQSDSERRIYSRSSDRSGSCSSLSPPRYDKLDKARVERYAKNEKVEKERVFEQERVDKEKRLVRKEKLEKIEKEKTDKQKRKAKIHSPSSQSSETDQENEREPSPEKLKGNSKQSKERGDKEGTAKNRLELMPCVVLTRVKEKEGKVIDQPALEKLRAKLDNDTLKSPLLEQKTQTSQAEQAKSEQSKLEPVRTKVQKEKALASHIEVVDKEGKMKPKKHLKTEQTSEGANAVDLDKLEARKRRFADANPKPDRQKLDVKRSSQDEEDGRVVLKKQLDAAASSREAPVLREGESERKPLRKEMLKRESKKLKLERLIPVTSPKEIQDTLNVGGIGMRPTLDLQARLMEAPEEPVEVQELPPKKLNPGKPQHKQVQLLDEQGTEREDTRKNYTSLPEETPDHKLGQEKPQSADTEEKISIDIDHTQSYRKQMEQSRRLKQQLEMEIAKSEKFGSPKKDVDEYEKRSLVHEVGKPPQDVTDDSPPSKRKKTDQFDFEISTKRERNYRSSRQVSEDSERMSCSPSIRHFPFHEDDDTLDSPRLMPLKETKESPKIEEKGLSYSNMTVREDSLKFNPYDSSRREQMAEMAKIKLSVLSSEEDSSRWETQVKQEPGRVDISFPSSIVKRDSIRKRSVRDLEPGEVPSDSDDDGENKPHSPKALLESSRLSFLLRDREEKFREREERLQSSSLERNKFYSFALDKTITPDTKALLERAKSLSSSREENWSFLDWDSRFASFRNNKDKEKVDSAPRPIPSWYMKKKKIRTDSEGGKLDDKKEDHKEEEQERQELFASRFLHSSIFEQDSKRLQHLERKDDDLDFISGRLYGRQSSSDGTNSTADLVQEPVVLFHSRFVELTRMQQKEKEKDQKPKEVEKQEDKENRPKTPEMVPDSKETEQKPSSVVGPSSVTILPQEPAPITPEKIVSEKILVEPASVKEEKPSEPAAAAEEQKPFPDLAAPVKMEPPEQTEPPPVIEASKEIVATTLAPEEDAVAAEHPSYLDTKPPTPGASFSDADINVDPEPEAAQLLPPPPKLVLKSDEASEPKEENPLPSANSDAGVSQKVEVTAEVLPPVSDNDMEVEPPVVVKDKKPYKSKRSKTPVQSAAANVTEKPVTRKSERIDREKLKRSSSPRGETQKLSELKVEAEKVSRNAAKSPSSAAEPENMEPSLSIGRTRRRNVRSVYATTGDNEGPSPVKDSMEVTRSTRKRVEKEPQETVTTVPTTPRRGRPPKTRRKPEEDISPIKAEPVQQEVEEAETKDTVEAPKPAEGWRSPRSQKLTHTHTSAAASQQGKKGKNETKADTTAECEDAAERSGQESSISDNSNKAKAPEKEPAASEQKRDRKELDVEKNQLEIPTVEITEKKPVPEKVTKSKRGRYKNTKTVVDKASVCLKNVEIRLNVDEVKGALRPTEEEAEPAAVSPPKMKSPPKEDILPPHFSKNEVEDSFPEIEKEVTREPKQSPEAAQLAKQIELEQAVENIAKLTETPPTIAAYKEPTTDVAEVRQEEEADKPAHQASETELAAAIGSIINDISGETESFPAPPTYPAESEAEIPTEPLVLQSPREEMEPETDQAVNNILETEAAVEPVVQPVPGSVPSALETESKESEVSFSESSNSAQEAETLQEAEVARKEKGRPKTTRQKRKKSTSRKGDATEVNAFEPERVQSKSPPANEVKTKPEEASKEEKQIKPTASMEPSASDVTKAVAADVMAAHEAVPESSTSPKVPAPAPLDLGAPPVPLDEGSQTGFKIRSPLENAAITPPSAPNSALPAVPAATAKLPTPVPTAIVPLHSGAAKVPEWMVRHEEPRARSTPPPALPPDTKASDIDTNSSTLRKILMEPKYVSATSITSTHVTTTHTEPVSAPCLEEAPLHPAVEAIKPVSEEKPAVPVTNALDPPVAEAPVFSEKEKVNTVIAPKATSVISRMPHSVDLEEAPRITLVKQAPQTQTCLVNAPSPKFKQRTSTNDNSRFHPGSMSIIEERPVETGSSPGLRVNTSEGVVLLSYSGQKTEGPQRISAKISQIPPASAVDIEFQQSVSKSQIKQEPITPSQPAPKGSQTSTGYGTVSTHSSLVLGTQPYNTSPVISSVKQERTALDKPDSSHLAVQTPASQPGKVLTQTVNTPPVLVHNQMVVNKKLSDPASLKVETKTLQPSNLSPGVSPHHPSLSGKMHSEANHVSSGPSTPTDRAISHLGVTKQEPHSPRTSGHSPSPFPRACHPGSTSSPALSSSTPVMLAPGIPVPQYISSMHPEQSVIMPPHSVTQTVSLGHLSQGEVRMNTPPLSGIPYSIRTEALHSPRAALQPQMEMKPQRSSTPQPAPIRDIVMPPLSSQHPPEEELHFHHTAVCRGPAPVQSDVLVMQPDYRMHPSSLRLEQYNVPRDVRMIMHPHMAAVGEHHSETRQSRTPEGAVKTPPVSKTPQPGKETPKSSEGKMAHSPHSEPRLLSVPSGSQLPGLPLTQPVVVPHGVQIMHPAGSSFHDYRSVYGDMRNYHTAQLGHPQFPGASPIGLPSRSMTPSQGLPEGEHSHPSQPVRSKTPQIPQDPKGPSAAGPEQSHHGPVNRHTAQMDPHIHLQRAQGDTSQTSYPSPVAISMKQELPSPHQPQAVPKQSMFIPTTSGPPLSRPEPQSTLKQEPSPHPVSQRPVDMVQLLTKYPIVWQGLLALKNDTAAVQLHFVSGNNVLAHRSLPAPEGGPPLRIAQRMRLEASQLEGVARRMMVESDYCLLLALPCGRDQEDVVSQTESLKAAFISYLQAKQAAGIINVPNPGSNQPAYVLQIFPPCEFSESHLSRLAPDLLASISNISPHLMIVIASV